CGCGTCCGGCACGACTAGAGATAGGAGCTGGCCTCCCCGCTGACAAACGCGTAATCCTCAGGCGATGGCTGAGCTGCATTCACCCATGCGTGCTTCATGAGAGACCTCCCACCGCTCTCGGCGCTCCGGGCCTTCGAGGCGGCCGCACGGCACCTCAGCTTCAAGCGGGCCGCGGACGAGCTCGCCGTGACACCCACGGCCATCAGCCACCAGGTCCGCCAGCTGGAAGCGTGGCTCGGCCTGCGCCTCTTCGAGCGCCACATCCGGCGCGTGGTGCTGACGTCCGACGGCCAGGCCCTCTACCCGTCGCTGCGAGAGGGCTTCGACGCGATGACTCGCGGCATCGACGCGCTCAGGAGCCCTCCCGCGCGGGCCGCCCTCACGCTCTCCTCCACGGTGGCCTTCACGTCGAAGTGGCTGGTGCCGCGCGTCGCCGCGTTCCGGGCGGCGTGCCCCGGGCTCGACCTGCGCCTCCATGCCTCCGACGACGCGGTGGACCTGAGGACGGGAGGCGTGGACCTCGCCATCCGCTACGGCCGCGGTGCCTACCCCGGCCTGCGCTCGGAGCTGCTGCTCCAGGACCGCTTCGCGCCCGTGTGCAGCCCCCGGCTCGGCGTGCGCGGGCCGGCGGACCTCGGCAGGCACCCGCTCATCCGCTTCGAGTGGCGCCGCGTCCAGGACGACACGCCCACCTGGCCCCGCTGGTTCGCCAGCGCGGGCCGGCCCTACCGCACCCCGGGCGGGGAGCTGCTCTTCTCCGACGAGTCCCACGCCATCCAGGCCGCCATCGCCGGCCAGGGCATCGCACTCGTCAGCCTCGTGCTCGTCGCTGAGGAACTTTCCAGCGGGGCGCTCGTGCAGCCCTTCGGGCCGGAGCTGGACGGGTTCGCGTACCACCTCGTCCAGCTCGACACGCCGCGCCATGCGGAGCGGCTGGCCGCCGTGCGTCGCTGGCTGCTGGCCGAAGCGAAGGCGCTCACCTCACATCCGGCCGGAACGCGCTCCTACAAGGGGCGGAAGCGAAGGCGTCCGGGCGCGTCCTGACCGCCGTCAGGGGAGTGTCAGACCGCTCCCTAGAATGCCCGCCCTCACCCGGTGATTTTCACGGAGGCATTGTGACGGAAGGCACCATCCCCCATTCGCGCTATTCGATGCTCACGGCCCTGCCCTCGGGCTGGGTGGGGGAGATTCTGGACGAGGAGCTGGTCGCCTCGCCCCGCCCCACCGCCGCGCAGACGCGCGCGGCCTTCATGCTGGGCGTGGAGCTGGGAGAACAGCTCGACCGCCGCCGGGGCGGCAGCGGCCGCTGGTGCTTCCTGCGCGCGCCCGAGCTGCACCTGGGCCACGACATGCTCGTGCCGGACCTGGCGGGCTGGCGCCGCGAGCGCGTGGACGCCCCGCTGGACCCGGACGTCCCCTTCCTCACGCTGGCGCCGGACTGGGTGTGCGAGGTGCTCGCGCCCTCCACGGCCGCGCTGGACCGCACGCGCAAGCTGCCCCTCTACGCGCGCGCGGGCGTCGCCCACGTCTGGCTGGTGGACCCCACCGCCCGCACGCTGGAAGTGTACCAGCGCGTCAAGCGCGGCTGGCTCCTCACCGGCAGCTACGAGGCGGACTCGCTGGTGCGCGCCGAGCCCTTCGCGTCCTCGATGCTGGAGCTCGGCTCACTCTGGCTGGCCGAGGGCTCCGAGAAGCCCACGCTGCTGGCCGCCGTACCCTGAGGGTCGCGCCGGTCAGCCGGCGCGCTTGAGAAAGGTGTCGTCGGTGGAGCGGATCAACCGGCGCACCGCCCGCAGCAGCAGGTCGGGGTCCACCGGCGCGGCGAGGAAGCCCCTCGCCCCCACCGCCTGGGCCCGGGGCAAGTCCAGCTCCGGCACCTTGCCGGCCACCACCACCTGCGCACGCACCCGCTGGCCCAGCGCCTCCATGGAGGGCAGCGGCGCCACCACCACCTGGGACTCGCCGGCCGCCAGCAGCTCCTCCGTGCTGGCCACCCGGGCCGTCACGCCCTCACTGGCCTCCAGCACGCGCACCAGCCCGGCCGCGGCCTCCGCGCCCCAGCCGTACACCAGCACCTGGGCCACCTGCTCGGGCCGGGCCGCCGTCAGCGTCGGCATCTTCACCCCTGGGGGCGTCATCGTCCTCGCGGGCGCGGGCGGAGGCGTGGGCCGCGTGGCCTGCACGGGCGCGGGCGGAGGCGTGGGCCGCGTGGCCTGCACGGCCGTGGGCGGAGGCAGCACGACGTCCTCCAGCGCGGCGAGCATGGGCAGCCCGTCCTCGGCGGGAGGCGCCTCCATGTTGGTCAGCTCCGCCATGCTGCCACCCAGCAGCATGGGCATGCTCTCGTCCGCGTCGGGCAGCGAGAAGCTCTCCAGGCCGGCGCGCCGGGGCGCCACCTCACCCGTTTCACCCCGGTACACGCGGCCGATGGCGCGGCGGATGGCGGGGTCCGTGGCCAGCTTCGCCACCACGCGCGACTTGCCGGACACGCTCTTCACCGCGTCCAGCGACGCCAGGCTGGCCGGCGCGGCAATGGCCACCACCAGCACCGCATCCCGGGGGCCC
This DNA window, taken from Pyxidicoccus xibeiensis, encodes the following:
- the gcvA gene encoding transcriptional regulator GcvA, which produces MRDLPPLSALRAFEAAARHLSFKRAADELAVTPTAISHQVRQLEAWLGLRLFERHIRRVVLTSDGQALYPSLREGFDAMTRGIDALRSPPARAALTLSSTVAFTSKWLVPRVAAFRAACPGLDLRLHASDDAVDLRTGGVDLAIRYGRGAYPGLRSELLLQDRFAPVCSPRLGVRGPADLGRHPLIRFEWRRVQDDTPTWPRWFASAGRPYRTPGGELLFSDESHAIQAAIAGQGIALVSLVLVAEELSSGALVQPFGPELDGFAYHLVQLDTPRHAERLAAVRRWLLAEAKALTSHPAGTRSYKGRKRRRPGAS
- a CDS encoding Uma2 family endonuclease, whose amino-acid sequence is MTEGTIPHSRYSMLTALPSGWVGEILDEELVASPRPTAAQTRAAFMLGVELGEQLDRRRGGSGRWCFLRAPELHLGHDMLVPDLAGWRRERVDAPLDPDVPFLTLAPDWVCEVLAPSTAALDRTRKLPLYARAGVAHVWLVDPTARTLEVYQRVKRGWLLTGSYEADSLVRAEPFASSMLELGSLWLAEGSEKPTLLAAVP
- a CDS encoding GspE/PulE/PilB domain-containing protein — protein: MKKRLGDILLERGVIDALQLHSALAYQRKWGVPLGQVVVDQRFCTAQQVLEALASQVGMQTVDLDVQVPDANLAYLIPEKVAEAHRVVPLRLEGKGPRDAVLVVAIAAPASLASLDAVKSVSGKSRVVAKLATDPAIRRAIGRVYRGETGEVAPRRAGLESFSLPDADESMPMLLGGSMAELTNMEAPPAEDGLPMLAALEDVVLPPPTAVQATRPTPPPAPVQATRPTPPPAPARTMTPPGVKMPTLTAARPEQVAQVLVYGWGAEAAAGLVRVLEASEGVTARVASTEELLAAGESQVVVAPLPSMEALGQRVRAQVVVAGKVPELDLPRAQAVGARGFLAAPVDPDLLLRAVRRLIRSTDDTFLKRAG